Proteins found in one Pseudomonas marvdashtae genomic segment:
- a CDS encoding FliI/YscN family ATPase: MSVEVTAIIPRLAERLGEARPRPMKGTVRSIRGVLLRASVAGVRIGEQCQLRDPSSGRSLAAEVIGFEQDEAILSPIGSMEGLSTRTEIIATGETLGVSVGDAQLGRVISPMGDYLDGDGVLPLGIMRHYPLHAEPPPPFSRQLIVKPMSLGVRSIDGLLTLAQGQRMGIFGEPGVGKSSLLASIVRHTDADVIVIGLIGERGREVRELLDVQLDAQARARTVAVVATSDRPAAERVRAAYVATALAEYHRDQGRNVLLLMDSLTRFARAQREIGLAVGEPPTRRGYPPSFFSALPRLLERAGPGPVGSITALYTVLTEGDVSTDPVAEEARSILDGHIVLSAELAQRNYFPAVDVLRSRSRLMDQVCSDEQRHLAMRIRELMARRNEIEMLIRVGEYAAGSDPLADEAIARHAAIEAFMRQGAAEPSGAEQTLSHMRKVLA, encoded by the coding sequence GTGAGCGTTGAAGTGACGGCGATTATTCCACGCCTGGCCGAGCGCCTCGGCGAAGCGCGGCCGCGGCCCATGAAAGGCACAGTGCGCAGCATTCGCGGCGTGCTCTTGCGGGCCAGTGTCGCCGGCGTGCGCATCGGCGAGCAATGCCAACTGCGCGATCCGAGCAGCGGTCGCAGCCTGGCGGCGGAAGTCATCGGGTTTGAGCAGGACGAAGCCATTCTGTCGCCCATCGGTTCGATGGAAGGCCTGTCGACCCGCACCGAAATCATTGCCACCGGCGAGACGCTGGGGGTCAGCGTCGGCGACGCGCAATTGGGCCGGGTGATCAGCCCGATGGGGGATTATCTGGACGGCGACGGTGTCCTGCCCCTGGGAATCATGCGGCATTACCCGCTGCATGCCGAACCGCCGCCACCGTTTTCCCGACAACTGATCGTCAAACCCATGTCCCTCGGCGTGCGCTCAATCGATGGCTTGCTGACCCTCGCCCAAGGGCAGCGCATGGGCATCTTCGGCGAGCCGGGGGTGGGCAAGTCTTCGCTCCTGGCGAGCATTGTGCGCCACACCGACGCGGACGTGATCGTCATCGGCCTGATCGGCGAGCGGGGGCGGGAGGTGCGCGAGCTGTTGGATGTGCAACTGGATGCCCAGGCACGCGCACGCACCGTGGCGGTGGTCGCGACCTCTGATCGACCCGCCGCTGAGCGGGTGCGCGCGGCATACGTCGCCACGGCGCTGGCGGAATATCACCGCGATCAGGGCCGCAATGTGTTGCTGCTGATGGACAGCCTGACCCGGTTCGCCCGTGCGCAGCGGGAAATCGGCTTGGCTGTGGGCGAACCACCGACCCGGCGCGGGTATCCGCCGTCATTCTTTTCCGCGTTGCCGCGCCTGCTGGAGCGCGCAGGGCCTGGCCCGGTCGGCAGCATCACCGCGCTGTACACCGTGCTGACGGAGGGCGACGTATCGACGGACCCCGTGGCGGAAGAGGCGCGCTCGATTCTCGACGGACATATTGTGCTTAGCGCTGAACTGGCCCAGCGCAATTACTTCCCCGCGGTGGACGTGTTGCGCAGCCGCAGCCGCTTGATGGATCAGGTTTGCAGCGATGAGCAGCGTCACCTGGCCATGCGCATCCGCGAGCTGATGGCGCGGCGCAATGAAATCGAAATGCTTATCCGCGTCGGCGAATACGCCGCCGGCAGTGATCCGCTGGCCGACGAGGCCATCGCACGGCATGCCGCCATCGAAGCGTTCATGCGCCAGGGCGCGGCTGAACCGAGCGGTGCCGAACAGACGCTCAGCCACATGCGCAAGGTCTTGGCATGA
- the sctL gene encoding type III secretion system stator protein SctL: MSGLPTRPAARILRAEQADLWIDGYAFVQAAKEEAQNLRNDSARWLEQAREAGFESARQQGAEEVGALLVETSLKVDTWLSGLEASMADLALGIVREVLDDMDDAERIVRCTRKALNAFRQDQSLCLFVPRQDVEAVRHRLNSELDSPPLITVEADDQLAPGQARLSCPVGSVELGLEAQLNNLRRYLLPFAEGQQS; the protein is encoded by the coding sequence ATGAGCGGACTACCCACCCGTCCCGCAGCGCGCATCCTTCGTGCCGAACAGGCCGACCTGTGGATCGATGGCTATGCCTTTGTCCAGGCCGCGAAGGAGGAGGCGCAGAACCTGCGCAACGACAGCGCGCGTTGGCTGGAGCAGGCTCGCGAGGCGGGCTTCGAAAGCGCTCGCCAACAGGGCGCCGAAGAAGTTGGCGCGTTGCTGGTCGAGACGTCGTTGAAGGTCGATACCTGGTTGTCCGGCCTGGAAGCGTCCATGGCCGATCTGGCCCTGGGCATCGTGCGTGAAGTGCTCGACGACATGGACGACGCTGAGCGAATCGTGCGTTGCACCCGCAAGGCACTGAACGCGTTTCGCCAGGATCAATCCCTGTGCCTGTTCGTACCCCGACAGGACGTCGAGGCGGTACGTCATCGCCTGAACTCAGAGCTGGACAGCCCGCCACTGATCACGGTCGAAGCTGACGATCAACTGGCGCCTGGCCAGGCGCGGCTGAGCTGCCCTGTCGGGTCTGTGGAACTGGGTCTGGAGGCGCAACTGAATAATCTGCGCCGCTACCTGCTGCCGTTTGCAGAAGGTCAGCAGTCGTGA
- the sctT gene encoding type III secretion system export apparatus subunit SctT — MDANVANAFLEVAYPVISSAALAASRAMGVVLITPAFNRLGLTGMIRGCVAVAIAIPMFVPVFGAFTALPEHGSFFLAGLMVKEMLIGVLIGLLFGIPFWAAEVAGELVDLQRGSTMAQLVDPLSSGESSVMATLLTVMLITLFFMSGGFIMLVDGYYHSYQLWPVTAFTPLFASSALIAVLSILDQVMRVGVLMVSPLIICLLVTDLMLAYLSRMAPSLHIFDMSLPVKNLFFTVLMVIYIGFLIPVMLDQLGEFRGTVEFLKTLAGSL, encoded by the coding sequence ATGGATGCCAACGTCGCCAACGCCTTCCTCGAGGTTGCGTACCCGGTCATCAGCTCGGCGGCACTGGCGGCCAGCCGTGCCATGGGCGTGGTGCTCATTACCCCGGCGTTCAATCGCCTCGGCCTGACCGGGATGATCCGCGGCTGTGTCGCGGTGGCGATCGCCATTCCGATGTTCGTACCGGTATTCGGGGCTTTCACGGCACTACCCGAGCACGGCAGCTTTTTCCTTGCGGGCTTGATGGTCAAGGAGATGCTGATCGGCGTGCTCATCGGGCTGTTGTTCGGCATTCCGTTCTGGGCGGCCGAGGTGGCGGGGGAGCTGGTCGACCTGCAGCGCGGCTCGACCATGGCGCAACTGGTCGACCCGTTGTCGTCCGGCGAATCCAGCGTCATGGCGACGCTGTTGACGGTGATGCTGATTACGCTGTTCTTCATGTCCGGCGGCTTCATCATGTTGGTCGACGGCTATTACCACAGCTACCAGTTGTGGCCGGTAACGGCGTTCACCCCGTTATTCGCCAGCTCGGCGCTGATAGCCGTGCTGTCGATCCTCGACCAGGTGATGCGCGTCGGTGTGCTGATGGTTTCGCCGCTGATCATTTGCTTGCTGGTGACCGACCTGATGCTTGCGTACCTGTCGCGGATGGCGCCAAGTCTGCATATTTTTGACATGTCACTGCCGGTCAAGAACCTGTTCTTCACGGTGTTGATGGTGATCTATATCGGCTTCCTGATTCCGGTGATGCTCGATCAGTTGGGCGAATTTCGCGGTACGGTGGAGTTCCTCAAAACCCTGGCAGGTTCGTTATGA
- the sctR gene encoding type III secretion system export apparatus subunit SctR: MNGYQPNLIEIILVVATIGLIPLAVVTLTGFMKISVVLFLIRNALGVQQTPPNLVLYGIALILSVYVTTPLIGDMYRQVEGRNLNMENVEQLRELGDALRPPLQAHLSRFANESERGFFVQATETIWSPEARADLRDDDLVVLVPAFVSSELTRAFEIGFLLYIPFLVVDLLVANVLMAMGMSMVSPTLISIPLKIFLFVALSGWSRLMHGLILSYG, encoded by the coding sequence ATGAATGGCTACCAGCCCAACCTGATCGAAATCATTCTGGTCGTTGCCACCATCGGCCTTATTCCGCTGGCCGTGGTGACCCTGACGGGTTTCATGAAGATATCCGTGGTGCTGTTTCTGATTCGCAACGCCTTGGGCGTGCAGCAGACGCCGCCGAACCTGGTGCTGTATGGCATCGCCCTGATTCTTTCGGTGTATGTGACCACGCCGTTGATTGGTGACATGTATCGCCAAGTCGAAGGGCGCAACTTGAATATGGAAAACGTCGAGCAACTCCGGGAGCTCGGTGATGCGCTCAGGCCGCCGTTGCAGGCGCATTTGTCGCGGTTCGCCAACGAAAGCGAGCGCGGTTTTTTCGTGCAGGCCACCGAAACGATCTGGTCGCCCGAAGCTCGTGCAGACCTGCGCGACGATGATCTGGTGGTATTGGTGCCGGCCTTTGTCAGCTCTGAGCTGACACGCGCGTTCGAGATCGGCTTCCTGCTGTACATCCCGTTCCTGGTGGTGGACCTGCTGGTCGCCAATGTCTTGATGGCGATGGGCATGTCGATGGTTTCACCGACGCTCATATCGATACCGCTGAAGATTTTTCTCTTTGTTGCCTTGAGCGGCTGGTCGCGCTTGATGCATGGCCTGATTCTAAGTTACGGGTGA
- the sctQ gene encoding type III secretion system cytoplasmic ring protein SctQ — MTCRERECLAPEPGTDTALSGLPIYDPQWLTLHNRLHRHRAPWQGHCADQPVSVLLAGVTAPLEPLLDIHLSLGNHPLVLQLPTPALEVLGLANYPLEHLQRLPGVLLLELALLSLIEPLEQLTGQSLRVVEPGDMADSPPVLSLMLQVQVAQHSLWAVPLHMSADAARLIAKLLDQYAAPATQSLAALCLPLAVEGGETWLSVAELRSLRPGDVLMLEDWPEAQVRLALGAHLQARAERDGDTLKLLEQPTAVNSLKEHPMSVTTVGSDLDTALDTTLDDLPLKLVCQVGSVDLSLAQLRELGAGSLVQLAPQLHAGVDLMVNGRRVGQGQLVKIGDGLGVRLLSFCTP; from the coding sequence ATGACCTGCCGCGAGCGCGAATGCTTGGCGCCGGAGCCAGGCACCGATACAGCACTGAGCGGGTTGCCCATCTACGATCCGCAATGGCTGACGTTGCACAATCGACTGCATCGCCACCGCGCACCCTGGCAGGGGCACTGCGCCGACCAGCCGGTCAGCGTGCTGTTGGCCGGTGTCACCGCGCCGCTCGAGCCATTGCTCGACATCCATTTATCGCTGGGTAATCACCCGCTTGTGTTGCAACTGCCGACTCCGGCGCTCGAGGTGCTCGGGTTGGCGAATTACCCGCTGGAGCATTTGCAGCGGTTACCCGGCGTGCTGCTGCTGGAATTGGCTTTGCTCAGCCTGATCGAACCGCTGGAGCAACTGACCGGCCAGTCGTTGCGGGTTGTAGAACCGGGGGACATGGCTGACTCGCCGCCTGTGCTGAGCCTGATGCTGCAGGTGCAGGTTGCCCAGCATTCACTGTGGGCGGTGCCGCTGCATATGAGCGCTGATGCCGCCCGGCTGATCGCCAAGCTATTGGATCAGTACGCCGCCCCCGCCACCCAATCATTGGCTGCGCTGTGTTTGCCGCTGGCGGTGGAGGGGGGCGAGACCTGGCTGAGCGTGGCCGAGCTGCGCAGCCTGCGGCCGGGTGATGTGCTGATGCTGGAGGACTGGCCCGAGGCGCAGGTTCGGCTGGCGCTGGGCGCTCATCTGCAAGCCCGCGCTGAACGCGATGGCGACACCTTGAAGTTGCTTGAACAACCGACTGCCGTTAACTCTTTGAAGGAACATCCCATGTCTGTAACAACCGTCGGGTCCGATTTGGACACTGCGCTCGACACCACCCTGGACGACTTGCCGCTCAAACTGGTGTGTCAGGTCGGCAGCGTGGACCTGTCGCTGGCGCAATTGCGTGAGTTGGGAGCGGGAAGCCTGGTGCAGCTGGCGCCGCAGTTGCACGCCGGCGTCGACCTTATGGTCAACGGTCGACGCGTCGGCCAGGGCCAACTCGTGAAGATTGGCGACGGTCTGGGCGTACGTCTTCTGAGCTTCTGCACGCCATGA
- the sctJ gene encoding type III secretion system inner membrane ring lipoprotein SctJ, which produces MSNRCRALRLTIVVAFAGLLQACDIDLYTNLDEREANAMVAVLLRDGVPASRKVQDNGQLTVVVDEKRFAQAMALLDEAGLPGQSFSNLGQVFKSNGLVSSPVQERAQMVYALSEELSHSVSEIDGIISSRVHVVLPDNDLLKRVISPSSASVLVRYDPATDINQLIPQIKTLVANGISGLSYEGVSVTAIKAAVAGQRSGAQPRLASFLGMWMLEDNLPRARLIFGFLLLCTLGLAGVIGWQHWQRRGAQSVYVLEDAQ; this is translated from the coding sequence ATGTCCAACCGCTGTCGTGCCTTGCGTTTGACGATCGTCGTTGCCTTTGCTGGATTGTTGCAGGCCTGCGATATCGACCTGTACACCAACCTGGACGAGCGCGAGGCCAATGCCATGGTCGCCGTCCTGCTGCGCGACGGCGTTCCGGCCTCGCGCAAAGTACAGGACAACGGCCAACTGACGGTGGTGGTGGACGAAAAACGTTTCGCCCAAGCCATGGCGTTGCTCGATGAAGCAGGTTTACCGGGCCAGTCGTTTTCCAACCTGGGCCAGGTCTTCAAGAGTAACGGCCTGGTGTCATCGCCGGTCCAGGAGCGGGCGCAAATGGTCTACGCCTTGAGCGAAGAACTGTCCCACAGCGTGTCGGAAATCGACGGCATCATCTCTTCTCGGGTGCACGTCGTGCTGCCGGACAACGACTTGCTCAAGCGCGTGATATCGCCTTCCTCGGCATCTGTGCTGGTGCGCTACGACCCGGCCACCGATATCAATCAATTGATCCCGCAGATCAAGACGCTGGTCGCCAACGGGATTTCCGGCCTGAGCTACGAAGGCGTTTCGGTGACGGCCATCAAGGCTGCTGTCGCAGGCCAACGCAGCGGTGCCCAGCCGCGCCTGGCGAGCTTTCTGGGCATGTGGATGCTGGAAGACAATCTGCCCCGGGCGCGGCTGATCTTCGGTTTCCTGCTGCTCTGCACTCTGGGGCTTGCCGGCGTTATCGGTTGGCAGCATTGGCAGCGGCGCGGTGCCCAGTCGGTGTACGTGCTGGAAGACGCGCAATGA
- a CDS encoding EscS/YscS/HrcS family type III secretion system export apparatus protein, translated as MGQDVFLSLMNKALMTVLLLSAPALGIAIVVGLGVGLLQALTQIQDQTLPQVVKLVAVLLVIVFVGPLLASQVAELGSEVLDNFPLWTR; from the coding sequence ATGGGGCAGGATGTTTTTCTTTCGTTGATGAACAAGGCGTTGATGACCGTGCTGTTGCTGTCAGCACCCGCGCTTGGTATCGCCATCGTTGTTGGCCTGGGCGTTGGTTTGCTGCAGGCGCTGACGCAGATCCAGGACCAGACCTTGCCGCAAGTGGTGAAGCTGGTTGCCGTGCTGCTGGTGATCGTGTTTGTCGGGCCGCTGTTGGCCAGCCAGGTCGCCGAGCTTGGCAGCGAAGTGTTGGATAACTTCCCGTTGTGGACGCGCTGA
- a CDS encoding type III secretion protein, with protein MTAVPSPLRQAWQTLLDQPLAFVNTRHLHECWSQPLTAQQHAALYTMPRFQERLLQQLMGHFRLPALALVPPPDEQDLAVLLLSPEAFKRLPRLCGAIWHAQTLSREIRSDRVNLLRDALGSEVFALALAHRMLAGAADLLREPAELLEAIDHDGARCVTAWLQRQPAGLRDWLRLRLELTQVDDSPSTADPNIVRRAAAAFGPPDGEVAG; from the coding sequence ATGACAGCGGTTCCAAGCCCTCTGCGGCAAGCCTGGCAAACCTTGCTGGACCAACCGCTGGCCTTCGTCAATACGCGCCATCTGCATGAGTGCTGGTCGCAGCCGCTAACCGCTCAACAGCATGCGGCGCTGTACACCATGCCGCGTTTCCAGGAGCGGCTGCTTCAGCAGTTGATGGGCCATTTCCGCCTGCCGGCGCTCGCGCTTGTGCCGCCGCCGGACGAACAGGATCTTGCGGTGCTGTTGCTCTCTCCCGAAGCGTTCAAGCGCTTGCCGCGTCTGTGCGGCGCGATCTGGCACGCGCAGACGTTGAGCCGCGAAATTCGCAGCGACCGGGTCAACTTATTGCGCGATGCGCTGGGCAGCGAGGTGTTCGCGCTGGCCCTCGCGCATCGCATGCTGGCGGGCGCTGCGGACCTGTTGCGCGAACCTGCCGAGTTGCTCGAAGCCATTGACCATGATGGCGCCCGTTGTGTGACGGCCTGGCTGCAGCGCCAGCCGGCCGGGTTGCGTGACTGGCTCCGGTTGCGTCTGGAGTTGACGCAGGTCGACGACTCGCCCAGCACGGCGGACCCGAACATCGTGCGCCGCGCCGCCGCGGCATTTGGCCCGCCAGACGGGGAGGTGGCCGGATGA
- a CDS encoding ATP-binding protein, whose amino-acid sequence MNLDSPSPERTLCDSRPNIPVPDNAICFGAYVLIPQHHLLLRNGEPVPLGSRAMLLLIAMATRAGELMEKAQLLTLVWPRVVVEECNLRAQILTLRRTFGANGDLGYIATVPGRGYRFAAPITAPSNSTRPPDEAENAELQGTIKRIFGREELLDTLEKQLEQRRFVTVTGPAGIGKTTVALALANRMRHRYPQGVSFIDLAPVSRGQSVHLVIAAALGIDCTADDPSMVIASSLATSKALLILDNCEHVLEEIAKSIETILRSARQCSVLVTSREPLHAEGEFVHDLAPLPFPTPEARLDTVQALAYPAIALLVERIAAHDLGYVFTHQDVPAVAAICRKLDGNALAIEIAAARVRAFGIEPLVKMLDGSFRLQMTGQRTALPRHRTLGAALDWTHAMLCAAEQAMLRQLSVFTGVFTLRAVEAVIAVDNQDPAQLMENLVDKSLVTSCGQGSARRYRLLETTRLYAAEKLAAQGATDTTARRHANWTLDELKASVQGLVTTPPQAWLARYGTQVDSVRAALDWAYSSRGDYGLAVELTLASLPLWLRLSLSAEYYDWVNRGLQPIYDSAPIQQRQRMLLLTASASVMMLTFGGGAKIRNAWQQVSEDALMLNDTEHQLRALWGLWHDRSCANQYIAALELADQYVASSQGAAHSDRQLLGLRMRANAQFHMGRLEDARRSVVEALSAPLSANTHLIDLHFDQRIAARSLKAKIHLLQGDVAAALSTLEKSVSQAISLNHPATLWYTLCIGAIPTALLVGNERKARYYLSVLQDSLEAHDLYLWRQFSRCFEHILLIRQGAAEDGVPGLGEVLEQLQDQGGSPLYSLFRSEYALGLAMLGLEHRSLEIVDETLQTVRSREERWFVPELLRIKAQLLLKQGNPLSHRVLQDAWNEADNQGAHFWSTRIAADLDRLKTRVCNAS is encoded by the coding sequence ATGAATCTCGACAGCCCCAGCCCGGAAAGAACTCTTTGCGATAGCAGGCCGAACATCCCTGTACCGGACAACGCGATCTGTTTCGGCGCGTACGTTCTGATCCCACAGCATCATTTGCTCTTGAGAAACGGCGAACCCGTCCCTCTTGGCAGCCGCGCAATGCTCCTGTTGATCGCCATGGCCACGCGTGCCGGTGAGCTGATGGAGAAAGCCCAATTGCTCACTCTCGTCTGGCCCAGGGTGGTGGTCGAGGAATGTAATCTGCGGGCGCAGATCCTGACGTTACGTCGCACCTTCGGCGCCAATGGCGACCTCGGCTACATCGCCACCGTCCCGGGTCGCGGCTATCGTTTCGCCGCGCCGATAACCGCGCCATCGAACTCCACCAGGCCGCCCGACGAGGCTGAAAACGCTGAACTTCAAGGCACAATAAAGCGGATATTCGGCAGGGAAGAACTGCTGGACACGCTGGAAAAACAGCTTGAGCAGCGTCGCTTCGTGACCGTCACCGGCCCTGCAGGCATTGGCAAAACCACGGTTGCGCTGGCCTTGGCGAACCGGATGCGGCACCGATATCCGCAAGGCGTCAGTTTTATCGATCTCGCCCCAGTCAGTCGCGGTCAGTCGGTGCACCTCGTCATCGCCGCAGCCTTGGGAATCGACTGCACGGCCGACGACCCATCAATGGTCATCGCCAGTAGCCTCGCCACCAGCAAGGCATTGCTCATTCTGGACAACTGCGAGCACGTCCTCGAAGAAATCGCCAAGTCCATCGAAACGATCCTGCGCAGTGCCCGGCAATGCTCGGTGCTGGTCACGAGCCGCGAGCCGCTGCACGCCGAAGGCGAGTTCGTGCATGACCTGGCCCCCCTGCCGTTTCCAACGCCGGAGGCCCGCCTGGACACGGTGCAAGCGCTGGCCTACCCCGCCATCGCGTTGCTGGTGGAACGCATCGCAGCGCACGATCTGGGTTACGTTTTCACGCATCAGGATGTCCCTGCCGTTGCCGCCATCTGCCGCAAACTCGACGGCAATGCACTGGCTATCGAGATCGCCGCCGCACGAGTACGAGCGTTCGGCATCGAGCCGCTGGTGAAGATGCTCGACGGCAGCTTTCGCTTGCAAATGACCGGTCAGCGTACCGCGCTCCCGAGGCATCGCACCCTGGGGGCCGCCCTGGACTGGACCCACGCGATGCTCTGCGCCGCTGAACAAGCCATGCTTCGTCAACTATCGGTGTTCACCGGCGTGTTCACCTTGCGCGCGGTGGAGGCCGTGATTGCCGTCGACAACCAGGACCCGGCGCAACTGATGGAAAACTTGGTGGACAAGTCGCTGGTGACCTCCTGCGGGCAAGGCTCGGCCAGACGCTACCGGCTGCTGGAAACCACCCGCCTCTATGCCGCAGAGAAACTCGCGGCGCAGGGCGCAACCGACACCACTGCGCGGCGTCACGCAAACTGGACGCTGGATGAGTTGAAAGCGTCCGTACAAGGCCTCGTCACAACCCCCCCGCAAGCCTGGCTCGCTCGGTATGGGACACAAGTCGACAGCGTTCGCGCTGCGCTCGACTGGGCGTATTCATCGCGAGGCGACTACGGATTGGCGGTGGAGCTGACGCTGGCCAGCCTGCCGCTCTGGTTGCGCCTTTCACTCAGCGCTGAATACTACGACTGGGTCAACCGAGGCCTGCAGCCCATCTACGACAGTGCGCCCATCCAGCAACGCCAACGCATGCTGTTACTGACCGCCTCGGCCAGCGTCATGATGCTTACCTTTGGTGGCGGTGCAAAGATCCGCAACGCATGGCAGCAAGTCAGCGAAGACGCGCTGATGCTCAATGACACCGAGCATCAACTGCGTGCGCTGTGGGGCCTGTGGCACGATAGAAGCTGCGCGAATCAGTACATTGCCGCACTTGAGCTGGCCGATCAGTATGTGGCGTCAAGTCAAGGCGCGGCCCACAGCGACCGCCAGTTGCTCGGCCTGCGCATGCGTGCCAATGCGCAGTTCCACATGGGTCGGTTGGAAGATGCACGACGCTCGGTGGTCGAAGCCCTGAGCGCCCCGCTTTCGGCGAACACCCACTTGATCGACCTGCATTTCGACCAACGTATCGCCGCGCGGTCGCTGAAGGCGAAGATCCATTTGTTGCAAGGGGATGTCGCGGCGGCGCTCTCGACACTGGAAAAAAGCGTGAGCCAGGCCATCAGCCTCAATCATCCAGCCACGCTGTGGTACACGTTGTGCATTGGCGCGATTCCGACTGCTTTATTGGTGGGGAATGAGCGAAAGGCGCGTTACTACCTGTCGGTGCTGCAAGACAGCTTGGAAGCTCATGATCTTTATTTGTGGCGCCAGTTCAGCCGGTGTTTCGAGCACATACTGCTCATCCGCCAGGGCGCTGCGGAAGACGGCGTACCGGGCCTGGGCGAAGTCCTTGAGCAGTTGCAGGACCAGGGTGGCAGCCCCCTGTATAGCCTGTTTCGCAGCGAATACGCCTTGGGGTTGGCCATGCTCGGGCTGGAGCACCGCAGCCTGGAGATTGTCGATGAAACCCTGCAAACCGTTCGAAGCCGCGAGGAGCGCTGGTTTGTTCCGGAACTGTTGCGCATCAAGGCGCAGCTTCTGCTCAAGCAAGGCAACCCGCTGTCACATCGCGTGCTTCAGGATGCGTGGAACGAGGCTGACAACCAGGGTGCGCATTTCTGGTCGACGCGTATTGCGGCTGACCTTGACCGTTTGAAGACGCGCGTCTGCAACGCCAGTTGA
- a CDS encoding EscU/YscU/HrcU family type III secretion system export apparatus switch protein has translation MGDSSEEKSQPATDKKLRDARQKGQVAKSQDLVSGMVILFCTLCISILLPRAQAQVAALLDMVALLYIEPFHSVWPRVLDTAEQLVLTITLPVVSVTVGVVIVTNIVSMRGVVFSVEPIKPDFKRINPAEGFKRIFSMRSFVEFLKGLVKLVMLALAFYVVGRHALQALMESSRCGAGCIESTFYLVLKPLMLTVLAAFLLVGCVDVLMQRWLFGRDMKMTRSEQKRERKDVDGDPLIKSERQRQRREMQALATKLGLGRASLMIGTGGGWVVGVRYVRGETPVPVVVCRAEPQDSSAMLAEAATLGIAHGLSAKLAAEIAKRAVPGEPVPDSTFQAVADLLVAARLI, from the coding sequence GTGGGCGATAGCAGCGAAGAAAAATCCCAGCCGGCCACGGACAAGAAACTGCGTGATGCACGGCAGAAGGGCCAGGTCGCCAAAAGCCAGGACCTGGTGTCCGGGATGGTCATCCTGTTCTGCACACTCTGCATATCGATCCTGTTGCCGCGGGCGCAGGCTCAAGTGGCGGCGTTGCTGGACATGGTTGCGCTGCTGTACATCGAGCCGTTTCACTCCGTCTGGCCTCGGGTGCTGGATACAGCTGAACAGCTGGTGCTGACGATCACCTTGCCGGTGGTTTCGGTAACGGTAGGCGTGGTCATCGTCACCAACATCGTTTCAATGCGCGGCGTTGTATTTTCGGTGGAGCCGATCAAGCCGGATTTCAAACGCATCAACCCGGCTGAAGGGTTCAAGCGTATTTTTTCGATGCGCAGTTTCGTGGAATTTCTCAAGGGCTTGGTGAAGCTGGTCATGCTCGCTTTGGCATTTTATGTGGTCGGCCGGCATGCCTTGCAGGCGCTGATGGAATCATCGCGCTGCGGAGCCGGATGCATCGAATCGACGTTTTATCTGGTGCTCAAGCCCCTGATGCTGACTGTGCTGGCTGCCTTTCTGCTGGTCGGTTGCGTCGACGTGCTGATGCAGCGCTGGTTGTTCGGCCGCGACATGAAAATGACCCGCAGCGAGCAGAAACGCGAGCGCAAGGATGTCGACGGTGACCCGCTGATCAAGAGCGAACGTCAGCGCCAGCGTCGGGAAATGCAGGCGCTGGCGACCAAGCTCGGGTTGGGGCGTGCCTCGTTGATGATCGGCACCGGCGGCGGCTGGGTTGTCGGTGTGCGTTATGTCCGTGGCGAGACGCCCGTTCCCGTTGTGGTGTGCCGCGCCGAGCCGCAGGACTCGTCGGCCATGCTGGCGGAAGCGGCGACCTTGGGTATCGCCCACGGCTTGAGCGCCAAGCTGGCCGCTGAAATTGCCAAGCGTGCGGTGCCCGGTGAACCGGTGCCTGACTCTACCTTTCAGGCCGTGGCTGACCTGCTGGTAGCGGCTCGGTTGATTTGA